A single Botrytis cinerea B05.10 chromosome 1, complete sequence DNA region contains:
- the Bcenol1 gene encoding Bcenol1, protein MGIYLRSEASFLSLDESESISRETSSKLKLELKVKMAITKIHARSVYDSRGNPTVEVDVVTETGLHRAIVPSGASTGQHEAVELRDGDKDKWAGKGVTKAVANVNDIIGPALIKENVDVKDQSKIDEFLISLDGTPNKGKLGANAILGVSLAVAKAGAAEKGIPLYAHVSDLAGTKKPYVLPVPFMNVLNGGSHAGGRLAFQEFMIVPSAAPSFTEALRQGAEVYQKLKSLAKKKYGQSAGNVGDEGGVAPDIQTAEEALELITESIEAAGYTGKMNIAMDVASSEFYKEDAKKYDLDFKNPESDPTKWITYTELADQYKNLAKKYPIVSIEDPFAEDDWEAWSYFYKSSDFQIVGDDLTVTNPIRIKKAIELKSCNALLLKVNQIGTLTESIQAAKDSFAAGWGVMVSHRSGETEDVTIADIVVGLRAGQIKTGAPARSERLAKLNQILRIEEELGDKAVYAGDSFRTAVNL, encoded by the exons ATGGGCATCTACCTGCGGTCAGAAGCTTCATTTCTATCTCTTGATGAAAGTGAATCGATAAGTAGAGAAACAAGCTCTAAGCTGAAGCTCGAGTTG AAAGTCAAAATGGCTATCACTAAGATTCACGCACGTTCCGTCTACGATTCTCGTGGAAACCCAACCGTCGAGGTTGATGTTGTTACCGAGACTGGTCTTCACCGTGCCATTGTTCCATCTGGTGCCTCCACCG GTCAGCACGAAGCCGTTGAGCTCCGTGATGGAGATAAGGACAAGTGGGCTGGAAAGGGTGTTACCAAGGCTGTCGCCAACGTCAATGATATCATTGGCCCAGCTCTTATCAAGGAGAACGTTGATGTCAAGGATCAATCCAAGATTGATGAGTTCTTGATCAGCCTCGATGGAACCCCAAACAAGGGCAAGTTGGGTGCCAATGCCATTCTTGGTGTTTCTTTGGCTGTTGCCAAGGCCGGAGCTGCTGAGAAG GGTATCCCACTTTACGCTCACGTTTCCGATCTTGCCGGAACTAAGAAGCCTTATGTTCTCCCTGTCCCATTCATGAACGTTCTTAACGGAGG TTCCCACGCTGGTGGACGTTTGGCATTCCAAGAGTTCATGATCGTCCCTTC TGCTGCCCCATCTTTCACCGAAGCTCTCAGACAAGGTGCTGAGGTTTACCAAAAGCTCAAGTCCCTCGCCAAGAAGAAGTACGGTCAATCTGCCGGTAATGTCGGAGACGAGGGTGGTGTTGCACCAGATATTCAAACTGCTGAGGAGGCTCTTGAGCTCATCACTGAGTCTATTGAGGCTGCTGGTTACACCGGAAAGATGAACATCGCCATGGACGTTGCCTCCAGCGAGTTCTACAAGGAGGATGCCAAGAAGTACGATTTGGACTTCAAGAACCCAGAGAGTGACCCAACCAAGTGGATTACCTACACTGAACTTGCCGATCAATACAAGAACCTCGCCAAGAAGTACCCAATCGTCAGCATTGAGGATCCATTCGCTGAAGATGACTGGGAGGCCTGGAGCTACTTCTACAAGTCCTCCGATTTCCAAATCGTCGGTGATGACTTGACTGTCACCAACCCAATCAGAATTAAGAAGGCTATTGAACTTAAGTCTTGCAATGCCCTCTTGTTGAAGGTCAACCAAATCGGTACTCTTACCGAGTCCATCCAAGCTGCCAAGGACTCCTTCGCTGCTGGATGGGGTGTTATGGTTTCTCACCGCTCCGGTGAGACTGAGGATGTCACCATCGCTGACATTGTTGTTGGTCTCCGTGCTGGTCAAATCAAGACTGGTGCCCCAGCTAGATCTGAGCGTTTGGCCAAGTTGAACCAGATCTTGAGAATTGAGGAGGAGCTCGGTGATAAGGCTGTCTATGCTGGAGACAGCTTCAGAACTGCCGTCAACTTGTAA
- the Bcenol1 gene encoding Bcenol1 codes for MAITKIHARSVYDSRGNPTVEVDVVTETGLHRAIVPSGASTGQHEAVELRDGDKDKWAGKGVTKAVANVNDIIGPALIKENVDVKDQSKIDEFLISLDGTPNKGKLGANAILGVSLAVAKAGAAEKGIPLYAHVSDLAGTKKPYVLPVPFMNVLNGGSHAGGRLAFQEFMIVPSAAPSFTEALRQGAEVYQKLKSLAKKKYGQSAGNVGDEGGVAPDIQTAEEALELITESIEAAGYTGKMNIAMDVASSEFYKEDAKKYDLDFKNPESDPTKWITYTELADQYKNLAKKYPIVSIEDPFAEDDWEAWSYFYKSSDFQIVGDDLTVTNPIRIKKAIELKSCNALLLKVNQIGTLTESIQAAKDSFAAGWGVMVSHRSGETEDVTIADIVVGLRAGQIKTGAPARSERLAKLNQILRIEEELGDKAVYAGDSFRTAVNL; via the exons ATGGCTATCACTAAGATTCACGCACGTTCCGTCTACGATTCTCGTGGAAACCCAACCGTCGAGGTTGATGTTGTTACCGAGACTGGTCTTCACCGTGCCATTGTTCCATCTGGTGCCTCCACCG GTCAGCACGAAGCCGTTGAGCTCCGTGATGGAGATAAGGACAAGTGGGCTGGAAAGGGTGTTACCAAGGCTGTCGCCAACGTCAATGATATCATTGGCCCAGCTCTTATCAAGGAGAACGTTGATGTCAAGGATCAATCCAAGATTGATGAGTTCTTGATCAGCCTCGATGGAACCCCAAACAAGGGCAAGTTGGGTGCCAATGCCATTCTTGGTGTTTCTTTGGCTGTTGCCAAGGCCGGAGCTGCTGAGAAG GGTATCCCACTTTACGCTCACGTTTCCGATCTTGCCGGAACTAAGAAGCCTTATGTTCTCCCTGTCCCATTCATGAACGTTCTTAACGGAGG TTCCCACGCTGGTGGACGTTTGGCATTCCAAGAGTTCATGATCGTCCCTTC TGCTGCCCCATCTTTCACCGAAGCTCTCAGACAAGGTGCTGAGGTTTACCAAAAGCTCAAGTCCCTCGCCAAGAAGAAGTACGGTCAATCTGCCGGTAATGTCGGAGACGAGGGTGGTGTTGCACCAGATATTCAAACTGCTGAGGAGGCTCTTGAGCTCATCACTGAGTCTATTGAGGCTGCTGGTTACACCGGAAAGATGAACATCGCCATGGACGTTGCCTCCAGCGAGTTCTACAAGGAGGATGCCAAGAAGTACGATTTGGACTTCAAGAACCCAGAGAGTGACCCAACCAAGTGGATTACCTACACTGAACTTGCCGATCAATACAAGAACCTCGCCAAGAAGTACCCAATCGTCAGCATTGAGGATCCATTCGCTGAAGATGACTGGGAGGCCTGGAGCTACTTCTACAAGTCCTCCGATTTCCAAATCGTCGGTGATGACTTGACTGTCACCAACCCAATCAGAATTAAGAAGGCTATTGAACTTAAGTCTTGCAATGCCCTCTTGTTGAAGGTCAACCAAATCGGTACTCTTACCGAGTCCATCCAAGCTGCCAAGGACTCCTTCGCTGCTGGATGGGGTGTTATGGTTTCTCACCGCTCCGGTGAGACTGAGGATGTCACCATCGCTGACATTGTTGTTGGTCTCCGTGCTGGTCAAATCAAGACTGGTGCCCCAGCTAGATCTGAGCGTTTGGCCAAGTTGAACCAGATCTTGAGAATTGAGGAGGAGCTCGGTGATAAGGCTGTCTATGCTGGAGACAGCTTCAGAACTGCCGTCAACTTGTAA
- the Bcrpt4 gene encoding Bcrpt4, translating into MATDGVMERERALNTFREKLLESREWEAKLKALRLEIKGLQKDFDHTEDNIKALQSVGQIIGEVLKQLDDERFIVKASSGPRYVVGCRSKVDKLKLKQGTRVALDMTTLTIMRMLPREVDPLVYNMSLEDPGQVSFGGIGGLNEQIRELREVIELPLKNPELFLRVGIKPPKGVLLYGPPGTGKTLLARAVASSLETNFLKVVSSAIVDKYIGESARLIREMFGYAKEHEPCIIFMDEIDAIGGRRFSEGTSADREIQRTLMELLNQLDGFDYLGKTKIIMATNRPDTLDPALLRAGRLDRKIEIPLPNEVGRLEIMKIHASSVVIDGEVDFESVVKMSDGLNGADLRNVVTEAGLFAIKDYRDAVNQDDFNKAVRKVAESKKLEGKLEYQKL; encoded by the exons ATGGCTACCGACGGCGTTATGGAGCGCGAACGTGCGTTGAACACATTTAGGGAAAAGTTATTGGAGTCCAGAGAATGGGAGGCAAAGCTCAAGGCTTTACGGTTAGAAATTAAGGGATTGCAGAAAGACTTCGACCATACAGAGGATAATATCAAAGCCCTGCAAAGTGTTGGACAAATTATCGGCGAGGTTTTGAAACAActtgatgatgagagat TCATCGTCAAAGCATCATCTGGGCCCAGATATGTCGTCGGCTGCAGGTCGAAGGTTGAtaaattgaagttgaagcaAGGAACCCGTGTAGCACTCGACATGACAACTCTCACAATTATGCGAATGTTACCTCGAGAAGTCGATCCACTTGTTTATAACATGTCTTTGGAAGATCCAGGACAAGTGAGCTTCGGTGGAATTGGTGGTTTGAATGAACAGATTAGAGAATTACGAGAAGTTATCGAACTGCCACTCAAAAATCCGGAATTGTTCTTGCGAGTTGGTATCAAGCCTCCGAAGGGTGTTTTGTTATATGGACCTCCAGGAACTGGAAAGACTTTGTTAGCAAGAGCTGTTGCCAGCAGTTTGGAGACAAACTTTTTAAAGG TTGTCTCATCTGCTATCGTCGATAAGTACATCGGAGAATCTGCGCGTCTGATCAGAGAGATGTTCGGTTATGCCAAGGAACATGAGCCATGTATTATCTTCATGGACGAAATTGATGCTATTGGTGGACGTAGATTTTCGGAGGGAACTTCGGCAGATCGTGAAATTCAGAGAACCTTGATGGAATTGTTGAATCAACTCGATGGTTTCGATTATTTGGGAAAGACAAAAATCATCATGGCTACTAACCGCCCGGATACCCTTGATCCTGCGCTTCTCAGAGCTGGTCGTCTCGACAGGAAGATCGAGATTCCTCTGCCAAATGAGGTTGGACGATTGGAAATTATGAAGATTCATGCTTCCAGCGTCGTTATTGATGGCGAGGTCGACTTCGAAAGTGTGGTAAAGATGAGTGATGGTTTGAACGGTGCTGATTTACGAAACGTTGTCACAGAGGC TGGTTTATTTGCTATCAAGGATTACAGAGATGCTGTCAACCAGGACGATTTCAATAAAGCTGTTCGTAAAGTGGcagaatcaaagaaattggAAGGCAAGctggaatatcaaaaactatGA